GGCTGTCGAAGCTGGTATGCTTTGGGTGAATTCTCAAAATGTCCGTGATCTCCGCATTCCATTTGGTGGTTCTAAATCTTCAGGAATTGGACGAGAAGGTGGGCATTACGCTTTCGAATTTTACACAGAAATGAAAGTGATTCATGTGGCGATGGGAGACCACCACATACCACAATTCGGAAAGAAACAGTTGACTTCAACATCAACGCATAAACAATAAATCTCCGACGAATTCAAACGATCATGATGTAGCAACGAGACGGATATGTCGGCACTAGCTTGAGATCAATTATTCAGGAGGGATCTATTTGGGTGCACGTACGGGTAAAGAATATATTGAAGGTCTGAAAGCTGCGAAGAACAATGTTTGGATCCACGGGGAAAGGGTGGAAGATGTAACGACACACCCTGCTTTGAAAAATGTCGTTCAGTCGATGTCGAAACTAATGGATATGCAACATGAGAAGCCTGATAAAATGCTTTATACTTCTCCAACATCAGGGGATCAGGTAGGTCTTTCATTTATCGCTCCAAAAACGAAGGAAGACCTCGTCAAAAGAAGTGGGATGTTCACCGAGTGGGCACGTCACACAGGCGGTATGATGGGGCGAACACCGGACTATTTAAATACAAGTGTCATGGCATTTGGGACCGCAGAGAAATTCTTTGCAGAAGCCGATCCGATGTTCGGTGAGAACGTACGGAATTATTATGATTACTGCCGTGAAAATGATGTGACGTTGACTCATACTTTGATTCACCCACAAGTGAATCGTTCAAAAATGCAACACGAACAAAAAGACCCTGGCATTTCTGCTCATATCGTTGAGAAAAATAAAGACGGAATCGTAGTCAATGGTGCAAGATTACTTGCAACACAAGGCGGCATTACAGACGAGATTGTTGTTTTTCCATCAACATTGAACAAAGCATCTACTAACGATGATCCTTATGCAATGGCATTTGCGATTCCAAACAATACGAAAGGTTTAAAGTTTGTCAGTCGTGAATCGTTTGATGTTGGTCGTAATCAATGGGATCACCCGTTAAGCTCAAGATTTGAAGAGAGCGATGCGATTGTCATTTTCGACAATGTACTCGTACCTTGGGATCGGGTATTTGTTGCCGGAAGTTCAGATATTTGTAATCGCACCTATGTGGAAACGAATGCTATGGTGCACATGACGCATCAAGTCATCGCAAAGAATACAGCGAAAACAGAATTCGTCTTAGGCGTCATTCTTAGTATGATCGATGCGATTGGAATTGAACGATTCCAACACGTGAAAGAAAAGGCATCTGAAGTCATGGTGATACTTGAAACGATGCGCTCGCACTTGTTCCGAGCAGAACAAAATGCATCCACTGATAAGTATGGAAATATGACACCTGATTTCGCACCATTGAATGCAGCACGTAACTGGTATCCGAAGGTATATCAACGAATGGTTGAAATTGTACGTATTCTCGGTGCTTCAGGGCTAATGGGAACACCAACGCAAGATGACTTCACGAGTGAAGAAATTGGGGAGTTCGTACACCGTTACACTCAAGGTGGACAGATCGACGGTTATGAAAAAGTACAACTATTCCGCTTGGCTTGGGATCTCTCCCTTAGCTCATTCGGTGGACGACAAGCTCTGTATGAATATTATTTCTTCGGAGATCCAATTCGAATGTCCAATGTGTATTATGATGTCTACAACAAAGATCCGTATAAGGAAATGGTTAAATCCTTCCTTGACCGGGTGAAACCGACTACCGCTCAGAACGTGAATGTATAAGGGGGCTTCAGAGAATGGACTTTAACATCATTCGTATTGCGAGAGTCGTCATGAATGTGACAGATCTCGACCGCTCAAGAGCTTTTTACGTAGATGCACTTGGCTTTGTTGAAACAGAGCGAGATGAAGACCATCTTTATCTAAGAGGACTTGAGGAACACGTTCATCATAGTCTTGTACTTAAGAAATCCGAAAAGCCAGGTATTCAAGCGATGGCCTACAAGGTGATGGAAGAGCAACACCTCGATCAATTGTATACGTTTTTCAAGGATAAAGGCATGAGACCGAAATGGATGGACCAGGGGTGTCAAAGAGGGATAGGAAGGACTCTTCGCGTACAGGACCCGTCCGGACTACCGCTCGAATTCTTCGCAGAAATGGAAGGCGTTGAGCGTATGCTCCAACGGTATGATCTGTACCGTGGCGCTCGTATTCAAAGGATCGACCACGTTAACTGTATGGTTCAGGACGTGGAAGCGGCTCAATCTTTTTATATGAATGAACTTGGATTCCGTTGTTCAGAATATACGGCAACGGAGGATGACCGTGTTTGGGCAGCTTGGTTACACAGAAAACCTACCGTTCACGATCATGCTTTTATGAATGGTGTAGGTCCAAGACTTCACCATGTTGGGTTTTCCTTGAGTGATCCAATGAGCGTCATCCACTGTTGTGATGTGCTTGCGGCAAAAGGTTATGCTCATGCTATAGAACGAGGGCCAGGTAGACACGGATTATCGAATGCGTTCTTCCTTTACTTAAGAGATCCTGACGGCAATCGGATTGAATTATATACAGGGGACTATTTAACGAGTGATCCTGACTTCAAACCGATTCGATGGGACTTGAATGACCCACGGAGAGCAACGTTCTGGGGACATGCCGCGCCAGATAGTTGGTTCAATGAAGCGAGTGTCGTTTTGGATGTCCATACAGGTGAGGAATTGCCTACCTCTGAGCCGGTTTTACAACAGCGAAAGCCAGATTTCGTTACTTAAATATTTGTTTCAAGGCTAGGGGAGTTAAAAAAATTCCCTTAGCCTTAATTTATTAGTTTGCAAGCTACTGAATAAGGGCATTTTGATATTAAGGGAAAAAGTTAGCTGAGCGTGAGCTCATACTTGCGCCTCACTATGTGCGTGATATGATTATACAAGGTGAATAATCAATTTTTGAAAGGGGATTTTTGACTTGGCTAAACAAGAAATACCTACAGAACTTACACCAGAACTTGTAGAATTCTTTCAAGGTGAAAAGTTAGTAAACATTGCGACAGTAGATGCAGAAACAGGTGCCCCAAATGTAAATGCGATTTCATGGGTTAAAAGTGTGGATGAGAAGCGCATTCGCTTTTCGGTTACGAACAATTCTCGTATTGTCGATAATATTAAAGCAAATCCTGGTGTTGTCTTAAACATCATCGGATTAGAAACGGTTTATTCGATTCAAGGGAAAGCTGAAATTCTTGAGGATACCATGGAAGGTGTCAACCTGAAGCTTGCAAAAATCGAGATTACGGTTGAGTCTGTATTTGAAAGCATGTTCTGGGGAGCGAAAATTACTCAAGAGCCAGAATATGAAAAGACATACAATCTTGAAAAGGCGAAGGAATTAGACAATTCCGTTTATGCGGCTCTAATGAAGTAAACGAAGGTGGTGCTCTCTATTTACAGGGCACCTTTTTCAAAACTTAAGCTGAAGAAGATTACATACGTGTATGTAAAATATGATGATAGGATTAAAGAAGGAGAACGTCCATGGGTGTCTACTGGGAAAAATTCAAATACTTCTTAACGGATTTGTCACAAGAAGATATTTTGCGATGGCTAGAAGAATATAAAGATCTTGGACCTTTCCCAGGCATCTTATTACCGATGCTTGAAGCGTTTATACCTATTCTGCCACTCGTACTATTTGTGGCAGGTAACGCTGCTGCTTATGGATTTTTCTGGGGTGTGCTTTTTTCATGGATTGGCACCGTATTCGGTTCGATATTCGTTTATTTATTAGTGCGTAAATTCGCCCAACAAAAGTTCATGAAATTCGTAGCCAATCATAAAAAATCAAAATCTTTACTTGATTGGGTTGAAAAGAAAGGATTTGGTCTTCTTTTCGTGCTATATTGCTTCCCCTTTACGCCATCCGCACTCATCAATGTCGTTTGTGGACTATCAAGAATCAATACACTTACGTTTGTACTCGCTGTTAGTCTCGGAAAATTAGTCATGGTGTTTTTCATTTCTTATATAGGTCATGATTTCTTCTCGATCATTAAAGAACCTGTAAAAATGATCATTATTAGTGCAGTGATCTTCATATTATGGTTGTTCGGGAAGTTATTGGAACGAAAGCTGCATACACCTTTAAAAACAAAAATAAACGAGTAACTTAGATGTATACTATGCAATATGATGGAAGAGATGATTCGATGGTGAATGATCTCTTTTTAATTGAAAACATGTCAGAAAAGCAATGTCATGATTAAGAGAGGGTGAGTGAACTGGTACCACGAAGAACGAGTGCGGAAATTAAAGCGATGCATGAAGCGGGGAAGTTGTTAAGTCAATGTCATAAAGAGATTAGGAAAAGAATCAAACCAGGGATTTTAACTAAGGACATCGATGACTTTGTTGATCAATACTTAAGTAGGCACGGAGCAACACCTGAGCAAAAAGGATACAACGGTTATCCTTATGCAACATGTGCATCTGTGAATGATGTTGTTTGCCATGGATTTCCTTCGAAATCCCCCTTAAAAGATGGAGATATTGTTACGATTGATATGGTCGTAAATTTAAATGGTTGGCTTGCGGATTCAGCTTGGTCATACCGAGTAGGAAATGTTAGTGATGAAGCTGAAACATTGTTAAATACAACGAAAGAAGCACTTTATATTGGTATTGAACAAGCAAAGGTCGGGAACCGCATCGGTCATATTGCGAATGCGATCCAAAGCTTTGCTGAACAAAAGGGATATTCAGTTGTGAAGGATTTTATCGGTCATGGAATTGGGCGTAAAATCCATGAGTCACCCATTGTTCCTCACTTCGGTCCTATTGAACAAGGTCCAGTTCTCGAAGAAGGTATGGTCATAACAATCGAACCGATGTTAAATTGTGGTGCGCATTTTGTATATGTTGAAGAAGACGGTTGGACGGCAAGAACGGTAGATGGCAGTCTCTCAGCACAGTACGAACATACTGTTGCGATTACTTCTGATGGACCGATGATACTGACGGAACAAAACAAATAACTTATTGATTTACAGAGCGGCCACTAAATTTGGCGGCTCTTTTTATTTGCATTCTAAAGGTCGATGTCAATGAATAAGGTGAATATGACATTGATTATAGGGAGGTTTATTTGCATGCACACGAATAGAAAGTCATATCGTCCCTATATCGGGCCATGTGATCCTTGTCGACCGATCCGTGTAAAGTACTATGAAACGCCGCCCAATTTATATCTTGGCTATCAGCCATATGGATTACAGCAATATGACCCGTGCACCGCTTTGAAAAAAGGAACACTTTGGCCAGCGTTATTTGCGCCTTATAGTAACCCATATAAAAAGAGAGAGGGGGAGCAGGAAAATGACGGAGC
This Pseudalkalibacillus berkeleyi DNA region includes the following protein-coding sequences:
- the hpaB gene encoding 4-hydroxyphenylacetate 3-monooxygenase, oxygenase component, which encodes MGARTGKEYIEGLKAAKNNVWIHGERVEDVTTHPALKNVVQSMSKLMDMQHEKPDKMLYTSPTSGDQVGLSFIAPKTKEDLVKRSGMFTEWARHTGGMMGRTPDYLNTSVMAFGTAEKFFAEADPMFGENVRNYYDYCRENDVTLTHTLIHPQVNRSKMQHEQKDPGISAHIVEKNKDGIVVNGARLLATQGGITDEIVVFPSTLNKASTNDDPYAMAFAIPNNTKGLKFVSRESFDVGRNQWDHPLSSRFEESDAIVIFDNVLVPWDRVFVAGSSDICNRTYVETNAMVHMTHQVIAKNTAKTEFVLGVILSMIDAIGIERFQHVKEKASEVMVILETMRSHLFRAEQNASTDKYGNMTPDFAPLNAARNWYPKVYQRMVEIVRILGASGLMGTPTQDDFTSEEIGEFVHRYTQGGQIDGYEKVQLFRLAWDLSLSSFGGRQALYEYYFFGDPIRMSNVYYDVYNKDPYKEMVKSFLDRVKPTTAQNVNV
- the hpaD gene encoding 3,4-dihydroxyphenylacetate 2,3-dioxygenase, producing MDFNIIRIARVVMNVTDLDRSRAFYVDALGFVETERDEDHLYLRGLEEHVHHSLVLKKSEKPGIQAMAYKVMEEQHLDQLYTFFKDKGMRPKWMDQGCQRGIGRTLRVQDPSGLPLEFFAEMEGVERMLQRYDLYRGARIQRIDHVNCMVQDVEAAQSFYMNELGFRCSEYTATEDDRVWAAWLHRKPTVHDHAFMNGVGPRLHHVGFSLSDPMSVIHCCDVLAAKGYAHAIERGPGRHGLSNAFFLYLRDPDGNRIELYTGDYLTSDPDFKPIRWDLNDPRRATFWGHAAPDSWFNEASVVLDVHTGEELPTSEPVLQQRKPDFVT
- a CDS encoding pyridoxamine 5'-phosphate oxidase family protein; this translates as MAKQEIPTELTPELVEFFQGEKLVNIATVDAETGAPNVNAISWVKSVDEKRIRFSVTNNSRIVDNIKANPGVVLNIIGLETVYSIQGKAEILEDTMEGVNLKLAKIEITVESVFESMFWGAKITQEPEYEKTYNLEKAKELDNSVYAALMK
- a CDS encoding TVP38/TMEM64 family protein, which produces MGVYWEKFKYFLTDLSQEDILRWLEEYKDLGPFPGILLPMLEAFIPILPLVLFVAGNAAAYGFFWGVLFSWIGTVFGSIFVYLLVRKFAQQKFMKFVANHKKSKSLLDWVEKKGFGLLFVLYCFPFTPSALINVVCGLSRINTLTFVLAVSLGKLVMVFFISYIGHDFFSIIKEPVKMIIISAVIFILWLFGKLLERKLHTPLKTKINE
- the map gene encoding type I methionyl aminopeptidase — its product is MVPRRTSAEIKAMHEAGKLLSQCHKEIRKRIKPGILTKDIDDFVDQYLSRHGATPEQKGYNGYPYATCASVNDVVCHGFPSKSPLKDGDIVTIDMVVNLNGWLADSAWSYRVGNVSDEAETLLNTTKEALYIGIEQAKVGNRIGHIANAIQSFAEQKGYSVVKDFIGHGIGRKIHESPIVPHFGPIEQGPVLEEGMVITIEPMLNCGAHFVYVEEDGWTARTVDGSLSAQYEHTVAITSDGPMILTEQNK
- a CDS encoding spore coat associated protein CotJA, with protein sequence MHTNRKSYRPYIGPCDPCRPIRVKYYETPPNLYLGYQPYGLQQYDPCTALKKGTLWPALFAPYSNPYKKREGEQENDGANA